A window of Streptomyces marispadix contains these coding sequences:
- a CDS encoding Vgb family protein, whose product MHTIERNSRTRARSSRWLTAAVTVAAVASGGIALATPANAAETQTAAPAAAPAPDPLDCPSAGCRRVAEGFTNPSGVALDGHGKAYVADGSSGNLVEIDLASGARHEITTGLGNTLGVALDGEGHAYSTSTSTGKLYRVDLSTGQKSEVATGLGGPHRVALEGNGKAVVTDHVNNRVWEVDLTDGRKDEVTTGIGNPHGVALDGKGTAYVAAFNEGKLYAVDLNTGRKSVVADGLGGVSGVALSNGHAYLAQQGGKLWDVDLHSRAKRTVATSKHMWDVALDKDGTAYVTDNTGKVLWRINDGGTPAPPPPPSGDAKVDLKPVPDITAKPGETAVPRINVKNTGGKRIGNQDITLKLGPEGVKWGFNVVYQDRDGNLVEAPCHVVDGDAGTSLCKDVPLNLDPGQSVELRTEVNTDKSLKPGDMPSITWHIADKTAKTDWLMK is encoded by the coding sequence ATGCACACGATCGAACGCAACTCCCGTACCCGTGCCCGCAGTTCGCGCTGGCTTACCGCCGCGGTGACGGTGGCCGCCGTCGCCTCCGGCGGCATCGCACTCGCCACACCCGCCAACGCCGCCGAGACACAGACCGCCGCACCTGCTGCCGCCCCGGCACCGGACCCGCTCGACTGCCCCTCCGCAGGCTGCCGTCGGGTCGCGGAGGGGTTCACCAATCCGTCCGGCGTCGCACTGGACGGTCATGGCAAGGCGTACGTAGCCGACGGCAGCAGCGGCAATCTGGTCGAGATCGACCTGGCCTCGGGCGCGCGGCACGAGATCACCACCGGTCTCGGCAACACCCTGGGAGTCGCGCTGGACGGCGAAGGCCACGCCTACAGCACCTCCACGAGCACCGGGAAGCTCTATCGGGTCGACCTTTCGACCGGCCAGAAGTCGGAGGTCGCCACCGGCCTCGGCGGCCCGCACCGCGTGGCTTTGGAGGGGAACGGCAAGGCCGTCGTCACCGACCACGTCAACAACCGGGTCTGGGAGGTCGACCTGACCGACGGCCGCAAGGACGAGGTCACCACGGGCATCGGCAATCCCCACGGCGTCGCCCTCGACGGAAAGGGCACCGCCTACGTGGCCGCCTTCAACGAAGGCAAGCTCTACGCCGTCGACCTCAACACCGGCCGCAAGTCGGTCGTCGCCGACGGCCTCGGCGGGGTGAGCGGGGTCGCGCTCAGCAACGGCCACGCCTACCTGGCCCAGCAGGGCGGCAAGCTGTGGGACGTCGACCTCCACAGCCGCGCCAAGCGCACGGTGGCCACGAGCAAACACATGTGGGACGTCGCGCTGGACAAGGACGGCACCGCCTACGTCACCGACAACACCGGCAAGGTGCTGTGGCGCATCAACGACGGCGGCACCCCGGCCCCGCCGCCTCCGCCCAGCGGCGATGCGAAGGTCGACCTCAAGCCGGTCCCGGACATCACGGCGAAGCCGGGCGAGACCGCGGTGCCGCGGATCAACGTCAAGAACACCGGCGGCAAGCGCATCGGCAACCAGGACATCACCCTCAAGCTGGGCCCCGAGGGCGTGAAATGGGGCTTCAACGTGGTCTACCAGGACCGCGACGGCAACCTCGTCGAGGCCCCCTGCCATGTCGTCGACGGCGACGCGGGCACCTCCCTCTGCAAGGACGTACCCCTCAATCTCGACCCCGGTCAGAGCGTCGAGCTTCGTACGGAGGTCAACACCGACAAGTCCCTCAAGCCCGGTGACATGCCGTCCATCACCTGGCACATCGCCGACAAGACCGCGAAGACCGACTGGCTCATGAAGTAA
- a CDS encoding pentapeptide repeat-containing protein — translation MTAITSTEPPPYPYCGQGADAEDPVGCRGRRPPPPHLQVDESEPELYERGLYGACLAHLDGRERHAYLASLGPGSDLDHRGTRFHSALLDRLLDAVRDPADGLPRMGSAEFGAAVFEGEVPLGGATFTGDARFEEARFRRDADFGEVRFEGVAGFDWATFGGGAWFETANFEGVAAFDRATFESGASFGEAKFERAVRFHRARFDEMADFDAASFGDAAVFYETAFHGEALFRRAAFKGDATFREAAFERDARFEEAAFEKAARIGPLACRGTVDLTAAVFSVAVTLEIAAGRVHCRHTHWASKAALRLRHAVLDLSDAVLEFPMSVAGQPPSPSTETGCSTRPGSPKCR, via the coding sequence ATGACCGCCATCACGTCGACCGAGCCTCCCCCGTACCCGTATTGCGGCCAGGGCGCCGATGCGGAGGACCCTGTGGGATGCAGGGGCCGCCGTCCTCCGCCCCCGCATCTTCAAGTCGACGAGTCCGAGCCGGAGTTGTACGAGCGAGGGCTCTACGGGGCCTGCCTGGCGCATCTCGACGGCCGCGAACGTCATGCGTATCTGGCGTCCCTCGGCCCCGGCAGCGATCTGGACCACCGTGGTACGCGCTTCCACTCCGCTCTGCTGGACCGCTTGCTGGACGCCGTACGCGATCCCGCCGACGGTCTGCCGCGTATGGGCTCCGCCGAGTTCGGCGCGGCGGTCTTCGAGGGTGAAGTGCCGCTCGGCGGCGCGACGTTCACCGGCGACGCCCGGTTCGAAGAGGCGAGGTTCCGGCGCGACGCCGACTTCGGCGAGGTGAGGTTCGAGGGTGTCGCCGGATTCGACTGGGCGACTTTCGGTGGCGGCGCCTGGTTCGAAACCGCGAACTTCGAGGGCGTAGCGGCATTCGACCGGGCGACGTTCGAGAGCGGCGCGTCTTTCGGCGAGGCGAAGTTCGAGCGCGCCGTCCGCTTCCACCGGGCGAGGTTCGACGAGATGGCCGACTTCGACGCGGCCTCGTTCGGGGACGCCGCGGTCTTCTACGAGACGGCGTTCCACGGTGAAGCGCTGTTCAGGCGGGCGGCGTTCAAGGGCGACGCCACGTTCCGTGAGGCGGCGTTCGAGCGCGACGCCAGATTCGAGGAGGCAGCTTTCGAGAAGGCGGCGCGAATTGGACCGCTCGCATGCCGCGGCACGGTGGATCTCACCGCGGCGGTGTTCTCCGTAGCGGTGACCCTGGAGATCGCGGCGGGCCGGGTGCACTGCCGCCATACGCACTGGGCATCCAAGGCCGCGCTGCGCCTGCGGCACGCGGTGCTCGACCTCAGCGACGCGGTACTGGAGTTCCCGATGAGCGTCGCCGGCCAACCCCCTTCGCCGTCTACGGAAACCGGGTGCTCGACGAGACCGGGATCGCCCAAGTGCCGGTAA
- a CDS encoding PP2C family protein-serine/threonine phosphatase — MEEERHGKAQRSGRRRVTVNLSEGFGERLLGQLLDRAHEMPPQLIAPLIAEELQRIGGRDVSIFIQDYEQAELVPLPGRGLVVGQALPIDGSLAGDAFLRKTAVEDVQPGGVQMYLPLLDGSDEVGVLAVTLDEVGDDDRRLLRRLAGLVADLLVTKNSYTDRFFQARRRLPMSLSAEVQWALLPPLSMETPQVALAGILEPAYDVAGDSLDYALNDDILNMAVIDAMGHGLNASLLATLAVTTYRHARRQDVGLERLYSFMDRAMDEQFGPDQFVTAQMMQLHVGTGHLDWVNAGHPEPLLIRGHRVIQTLQSPGTLPIGFGGASPLVSSMQLRPGDQVLFYTDGLVEEHGLGGEQFGEARLIETVERVSPLNGGVQSLVRNLSQTLKRERGGVTTDDATLLLVEWRGGSADHLAIVDF, encoded by the coding sequence GTGGAGGAGGAACGGCACGGGAAGGCACAGCGCTCCGGCCGCCGCCGGGTGACGGTGAACCTGTCGGAGGGATTCGGGGAACGCCTACTGGGTCAGCTACTGGACCGTGCTCATGAGATGCCGCCGCAACTGATCGCCCCACTGATCGCGGAGGAGCTCCAGAGGATCGGCGGCAGGGACGTCTCGATCTTCATCCAGGACTACGAGCAGGCCGAGCTGGTACCGCTGCCGGGCCGGGGACTGGTCGTCGGCCAGGCCCTCCCCATCGACGGTTCGCTGGCGGGTGACGCCTTTCTCCGTAAGACCGCGGTCGAGGACGTGCAGCCCGGTGGCGTGCAGATGTACCTGCCGCTCCTGGACGGCAGCGACGAGGTAGGGGTCCTGGCCGTCACCCTCGACGAAGTCGGGGACGACGACCGGCGACTGCTGCGGCGCCTGGCGGGCCTGGTGGCGGATCTGCTGGTCACGAAGAACTCGTACACCGACCGGTTCTTCCAGGCGCGCCGCCGCCTGCCCATGTCGCTGTCGGCCGAGGTCCAGTGGGCGCTGCTGCCTCCGCTGTCCATGGAGACCCCGCAGGTGGCGCTCGCCGGAATCCTGGAACCGGCCTACGACGTCGCCGGTGACAGCCTGGACTACGCCCTCAACGACGACATCCTCAACATGGCCGTCATCGACGCGATGGGCCACGGCCTGAACGCCTCCCTGCTGGCGACCCTCGCGGTCACCACCTACCGGCACGCGCGGCGTCAGGACGTCGGGCTGGAACGGCTGTATTCGTTCATGGACCGGGCGATGGACGAACAGTTCGGTCCCGACCAGTTCGTCACCGCGCAGATGATGCAGTTGCATGTGGGCACCGGCCACCTGGACTGGGTCAACGCCGGTCACCCCGAGCCGTTGCTGATCCGGGGGCACCGGGTGATCCAGACGCTGCAAAGCCCGGGCACCCTGCCCATCGGCTTCGGAGGCGCCTCCCCGCTGGTCTCGTCCATGCAACTCCGCCCCGGCGACCAGGTGTTGTTCTACACCGACGGTCTCGTGGAGGAACACGGGCTCGGTGGCGAGCAGTTCGGCGAGGCCCGCTTGATCGAGACGGTGGAGCGGGTCAGTCCACTCAACGGCGGCGTCCAGTCCCTGGTGCGCAACCTCTCACAGACTCTGAAGCGGGAACGCGGAGGAGTCACCACCGACGACGCGACGCTCCTCCTCGTGGAGTGGCGCGGCGGATCGGCCGATCACCTCGCCATCGTGGACTTCTGA
- a CDS encoding PP2C family protein-serine/threonine phosphatase, translating to MSSPEVKSSEARLSEIQAVTDSALVHADVEELLDELLDRLREILKADTAAVLLLDRASQQLVASAAKGIEEEVIQRAHVPVGEGFAGRIAAQRQPIILENTQGAGLFNPLLEQRGIRSLLGVPMIAGGVLVGVLHVGSLTRRRFTGSDVELLQLAAGRAALAVRTVTSRSERAAARALQQSLLPAAPPPVDGAQLAVRYAPGSGDIGGDWYDVFTLPDGRLCFAMGDVVGHGLDSAVIMGRTRSALRAYALDSLDPAEVLHRLDRKVQLFEPDAMATVLYAVCEPDLARVHISSAGHLPPAMVSPGSPATFLEVEPDPVIGAEQTRPRRSTTVDFPQGALMCLYTDGLVERRDEPLQDRLALLRDSLFLGMPEAVGATIMSSLVGRHPTDDDVALLVIRRNFNRWNE from the coding sequence ATGTCTTCCCCCGAGGTGAAGAGTTCTGAAGCCAGGCTGAGCGAGATACAGGCAGTCACGGACTCCGCGCTCGTCCATGCCGACGTCGAGGAACTCCTGGACGAGCTGCTCGACCGGCTCCGGGAGATCCTCAAGGCCGACACCGCGGCCGTTCTCCTGCTGGACCGCGCCTCCCAGCAGCTCGTCGCATCCGCCGCCAAGGGCATCGAGGAGGAGGTCATCCAGCGCGCCCACGTCCCCGTGGGAGAGGGCTTCGCCGGACGTATCGCCGCCCAGCGGCAGCCGATCATCCTCGAGAACACCCAGGGCGCCGGGCTGTTCAACCCCCTGCTCGAACAGCGGGGCATCCGCTCCCTGCTGGGCGTACCGATGATCGCGGGCGGCGTACTCGTCGGGGTTCTCCACGTCGGTTCGCTCACCCGGCGCCGGTTCACGGGCAGCGACGTGGAACTGCTCCAACTCGCCGCCGGCCGCGCCGCGCTCGCCGTACGCACGGTCACCTCCCGCTCGGAACGCGCGGCCGCGAGGGCCCTCCAGCAGAGCCTGCTGCCCGCCGCGCCCCCGCCGGTCGACGGCGCCCAGCTCGCCGTCCGCTACGCACCCGGCTCGGGTGACATCGGCGGCGACTGGTACGACGTCTTCACCCTCCCCGACGGCCGGCTCTGCTTCGCGATGGGCGACGTCGTCGGCCATGGGCTGGACTCGGCAGTGATCATGGGCCGTACGCGCAGCGCCCTGCGCGCCTACGCCCTCGACTCCCTCGACCCAGCGGAAGTCCTCCACAGGCTCGACCGCAAGGTGCAGCTCTTCGAGCCCGACGCCATGGCGACGGTGCTGTACGCGGTCTGCGAACCGGACCTCGCGCGGGTCCACATCTCCAGCGCAGGTCATCTGCCGCCGGCGATGGTGTCACCCGGGAGCCCCGCGACCTTCCTCGAAGTGGAACCGGACCCGGTGATCGGCGCCGAGCAGACGCGGCCCCGCAGGTCGACGACGGTGGACTTCCCTCAGGGCGCGTTGATGTGCCTCTACACCGACGGCCTCGTCGAACGAAGGGACGAGCCGCTCCAGGACCGTCTTGCGCTGCTGCGTGACTCGCTGTTCCTGGGCATGCCCGAGGCGGTCGGCGCCACGATCATGAGTTCGCTCGTGGGCCGCCACCCCACGGACGACGACGTGGCGCTGCTTGTGATCCGGCGCAACTTCAACCGCTGGAACGAGTGA
- a CDS encoding ATP-binding cassette domain-containing protein, which yields MSTDTTAAAQAPTKPPAPHAADSHDLIRVRGARENNLRDVSIEIPKRRLTVFTGVSGSGKSSLVFDTIAAESQRLINETYSAFVQGFMPTLARPEVDVLEGLTTAIIVDQQRMGTDARSTVGTATDANAMLRIVFSRVGQPHIGSPNAFSFNVPSVRASGAITVERGTSKTVKATFTRTGGMCPRCEGRGSVTDFDLTQLYDDSKSLNEGALTIPGYSVDGWYGRIFSGCGFFDPDKPIRRFTKKELHDLLHKEPTKIKVDNINLTYEGLIPRIRKSFLAKDVDALQPHVRAFVERAVTFTACPDCDGTRLSEAARSSKIDGVSIADACAMQISDLAGWIRGLYEPAPGAGEGRYPTVAPLLKALGDTLDSFVEIGLGYLSLDRPSGTLSGGEAQRTKMIRHLGSSLTDTTYVFDEPTIGLHPHDIQRMNDLLLRLRDKGNTVLVVEHKPETIAIADHVVDLGPGAGTAGGTVCFEGTVEGLRSGGTVTGRHLDDRAALKETVRKPTGALEIRGASAHNLRDVDVDIPLGVLVAVTGVAGSGKSSLVHGSLVDGPAAAEQGVVEVDQSPIRGSRRSNPATYTGLLDPVRKAFAKANGVKPGLFSANSEGACPGCNGAGVVYTDLAMMAGVATTCEECEGKRFQASVLDHHLGGRDISEVLAMSVAEAEEFFASGEARVPAAHRVLDRLSDVGLGYLKLGQPLTTLSGGERQRLKLATNMGGKGGVYVLDEPTTGLHLADVEQLLGLLDRLVDSGKSVVVIEHHQAVMAHADWIIDLGPGAGHDGGKIVFEGTPADLIAARSTLTGEHLAAYVGA from the coding sequence ATGAGCACCGACACGACAGCCGCCGCGCAGGCGCCGACGAAGCCGCCCGCGCCGCACGCCGCCGACAGCCACGATCTGATCCGCGTGCGCGGAGCACGCGAGAACAACCTCAGGGACGTCAGCATCGAGATCCCGAAGCGGCGGCTGACGGTTTTCACCGGTGTCTCCGGCTCGGGCAAGAGCTCGCTGGTGTTCGACACGATCGCCGCCGAGTCGCAGCGCCTGATCAACGAGACCTACAGCGCGTTCGTACAGGGCTTCATGCCGACGCTGGCACGGCCCGAGGTCGACGTGCTCGAAGGACTGACGACCGCGATCATCGTCGACCAGCAGCGGATGGGGACCGACGCCCGCTCCACGGTGGGCACCGCCACCGACGCCAACGCGATGCTCCGCATCGTCTTCAGCCGTGTCGGCCAGCCGCACATCGGCTCGCCCAACGCCTTCTCCTTCAACGTCCCTTCGGTACGTGCGAGCGGCGCCATCACGGTCGAACGCGGTACGAGCAAGACCGTCAAGGCGACCTTCACCCGCACCGGCGGCATGTGCCCGCGCTGCGAGGGCCGCGGCTCGGTCACCGACTTCGACCTGACCCAGCTCTACGACGACTCCAAGTCGCTCAACGAGGGCGCGCTGACGATCCCCGGCTACAGCGTCGACGGCTGGTACGGCCGCATCTTCAGCGGCTGCGGCTTCTTCGACCCGGACAAGCCGATCCGCCGGTTCACCAAGAAGGAACTCCACGACCTGCTCCACAAGGAGCCCACCAAGATCAAGGTCGACAACATCAATCTGACCTACGAGGGCCTGATCCCGCGGATCAGGAAGTCCTTCCTGGCCAAGGACGTCGACGCGTTGCAGCCGCACGTCCGCGCCTTCGTCGAGCGTGCGGTGACCTTCACCGCCTGCCCCGACTGCGACGGCACACGGCTCAGCGAGGCGGCGCGCTCGTCGAAGATCGACGGCGTCAGCATCGCCGACGCCTGCGCCATGCAGATCAGCGATCTGGCCGGGTGGATACGCGGCCTGTACGAGCCCGCTCCGGGCGCCGGCGAGGGCCGGTACCCCACGGTGGCGCCGCTGCTGAAGGCCCTCGGCGACACCCTCGACTCGTTCGTGGAGATCGGGCTCGGCTATCTCAGCCTCGACCGCCCCTCCGGCACCCTCTCCGGGGGCGAGGCGCAGCGCACCAAGATGATCCGCCACCTCGGGTCCTCGCTGACCGACACCACCTACGTCTTCGACGAGCCCACCATCGGGCTCCACCCCCACGACATCCAGCGGATGAACGATCTTCTGCTGCGGCTGCGCGACAAGGGCAACACGGTGCTCGTCGTGGAGCACAAGCCCGAGACCATCGCCATCGCCGACCATGTCGTCGACCTCGGCCCCGGCGCCGGTACGGCGGGCGGCACCGTCTGCTTCGAGGGCACCGTCGAGGGCCTGCGCTCCGGCGGCACCGTCACCGGCCGCCATCTCGACGATCGTGCCGCGCTCAAGGAGACCGTGCGCAAGCCCACCGGCGCGCTGGAGATCCGCGGTGCGTCGGCGCACAATCTGCGCGACGTGGACGTGGACATTCCGCTGGGGGTGCTCGTCGCCGTCACCGGAGTCGCGGGCTCCGGCAAGAGTTCGCTCGTACACGGATCGCTGGTCGACGGGCCCGCGGCCGCGGAACAGGGCGTGGTGGAGGTCGACCAGAGCCCGATCCGCGGCTCGCGGCGCAGCAACCCGGCGACGTACACGGGGCTGCTCGACCCGGTCCGTAAGGCCTTCGCGAAGGCCAACGGCGTGAAGCCGGGCCTCTTCAGCGCCAACTCCGAGGGCGCCTGCCCCGGTTGCAACGGCGCGGGCGTCGTCTACACCGATCTCGCGATGATGGCCGGGGTGGCGACGACCTGCGAGGAGTGCGAGGGGAAGCGGTTCCAGGCTTCGGTGCTGGACCACCACCTCGGCGGGCGCGACATCAGCGAGGTGCTCGCGATGTCGGTCGCGGAGGCCGAGGAGTTCTTCGCCTCCGGCGAGGCCCGGGTCCCGGCCGCGCACCGCGTGCTCGACCGGCTCTCCGACGTAGGGCTGGGCTATCTCAAGCTCGGCCAGCCGCTGACCACGCTCTCCGGCGGCGAGCGGCAGCGGCTCAAGCTGGCCACGAACATGGGCGGCAAGGGCGGCGTCTATGTGCTCGACGAGCCGACCACCGGTCTCCATCTCGCCGACGTGGAGCAGCTTCTCGGCCTGCTGGACCGGCTCGTCGACTCCGGCAAGTCGGTCGTCGTCATCGAGCACCACCAGGCGGTCATGGCGCACGCCGACTGGATCATCGACCTCGGCCCGGGCGCGGGGCACGACGGCGGCAAGATCGTCTTCGAGGGCACACCCGCCGACCTGATCGCGGCCCGCTCCACGCTGACGGGCGAGCATCTCGCGGCTTACGTCGGGGCCTGA
- a CDS encoding VOC family protein: MDITIHASFLPHDDPAASLAFYRDTLGFEVRNDVGYDGMRWITVGPPGQPGTSIVLHPPAVDPGVTDDERRTIAEMMAKGTYAGILLATADLDGAFARLQEGDADVVQEPADQPYGVRDCAVRDPAGNLLRIQQLR; encoded by the coding sequence ATGGACATCACCATTCACGCGAGCTTCCTGCCGCACGACGACCCTGCCGCCTCCCTGGCCTTCTACCGCGACACCCTCGGCTTCGAGGTCCGTAACGACGTCGGATACGACGGGATGCGCTGGATCACGGTCGGCCCGCCCGGCCAGCCCGGCACATCGATCGTCCTCCACCCTCCGGCAGTCGACCCCGGTGTCACCGACGACGAGCGCCGCACCATCGCCGAGATGATGGCGAAGGGCACCTACGCCGGGATCCTCCTGGCCACCGCCGATCTCGACGGCGCATTCGCGCGGCTTCAGGAGGGCGACGCCGATGTCGTACAGGAACCGGCGGACCAGCCGTACGGAGTGCGCGACTGTGCAGTCCGCGACCCCGCGGGCAATCTGCTCCGCATCCAGCAACTGCGCTGA
- a CDS encoding helix-turn-helix transcriptional regulator — MDSRPSPSAARPREASPVAQHLRDLVRLRRVRDRIDREYAQPLDVEALARGAHMSAGHLSREFRRAYGESPYGYLMTRRIERAMALLRRGDLSVTEVCFAVGCSSLGTFSTRFTELVGVPPSVYRRQAALATAGMPSCMAKQVTRPVRNREARAREPHLA; from the coding sequence GTGGACAGCAGACCCTCCCCCTCGGCCGCCCGGCCGCGCGAGGCATCCCCGGTGGCGCAGCATCTGCGCGATCTCGTCCGGCTGCGCCGCGTGCGCGACCGGATCGACCGGGAGTACGCGCAGCCGCTGGACGTGGAGGCGCTGGCCCGCGGTGCCCACATGTCGGCCGGGCATCTCAGCCGCGAATTCCGGCGCGCGTACGGGGAGTCGCCGTACGGCTATCTGATGACGCGGCGCATCGAGCGCGCGATGGCGCTGCTGCGCCGTGGCGACCTCAGCGTCACCGAGGTCTGCTTCGCGGTCGGCTGCTCGTCGCTGGGCACCTTCAGCACCCGCTTCACCGAGCTGGTCGGTGTGCCGCCGAGTGTCTACCGGCGCCAGGCCGCGCTCGCCACGGCGGGCATGCCGTCCTGCATGGCGAAGCAGGTGACCAGACCGGTCAGGAATCGAGAAGCGCGGGCCCGCGAGCCGCACCTAGCGTGA
- a CDS encoding class I SAM-dependent methyltransferase, with product MVDRLFSDPDLAELYDTLCAGRDDFGFYLPLVKAARSVLDVGCGTGELLHTARRAGHMGRLCGLDPAEAMLACARTRRPDVEWVLGDARSAARQGEFELVVMTGHAFQVLVTDDELRASLTAIRSALAEHGRFVFETRNPSARAWERWTPERVTETTDPHGHPLRSWHVTDSWHVPEVPEVPEVPEAGAAAGKGTVTFTQTLVSPRWDQPRTSRSTLRFLGADALSSFLSEAGLVIAEQYGDWDRSPLTEDSPEIITFAERAGR from the coding sequence ATGGTGGACCGCTTGTTCTCCGATCCCGACCTCGCCGAGCTGTACGACACCCTCTGCGCGGGCCGGGACGACTTCGGCTTCTATCTGCCGCTCGTGAAGGCGGCGCGCTCCGTGCTGGACGTCGGATGCGGTACGGGCGAACTGCTGCACACCGCGCGCAGGGCAGGCCACATGGGCAGGCTCTGCGGACTCGACCCCGCCGAGGCCATGCTCGCCTGCGCACGCACACGGCGGCCCGACGTCGAATGGGTGCTCGGCGACGCCCGATCGGCCGCGCGGCAGGGCGAGTTCGAACTGGTCGTGATGACGGGCCACGCCTTCCAGGTCCTCGTGACCGACGACGAACTCCGCGCCTCCCTGACCGCGATCCGCTCCGCCCTGGCCGAGCACGGCCGCTTCGTCTTCGAGACCCGCAACCCCTCGGCCCGTGCGTGGGAGCGGTGGACCCCGGAACGGGTGACGGAGACGACCGACCCGCACGGACACCCGCTCCGTTCGTGGCACGTGACGGATTCGTGGCACGTGCCGGAGGTACCGGAGGTGCCGGAGGTGCCGGAGGCCGGGGCGGCGGCGGGCAAGGGCACGGTCACCTTCACCCAGACCCTGGTCAGCCCCCGCTGGGACCAGCCCCGCACGTCGCGAAGCACGCTGCGCTTCCTCGGTGCCGACGCGCTGTCGTCGTTCCTGTCGGAGGCCGGACTGGTGATCGCCGAACAGTACGGCGACTGGGACCGCAGCCCGCTGACCGAAGACAGCCCCGAGATCATCACCTTCGCGGAGCGGGCGGGCCGGTAG
- a CDS encoding TOBE domain-containing protein, which translates to MHSYTIGQAARLLGVSPDTARRWADGGRIATHRDEAGRRLIHGRDLAAFAVESGQGANGGDDEVSYTSARNAFPGIVTAVKVGDVAAQVEIQAGPHRLVSLLTREAVEELGLEVGMEATARVKSTNVHIDRH; encoded by the coding sequence ATGCACAGCTACACGATCGGGCAGGCCGCGCGGCTGCTCGGTGTCAGTCCCGACACCGCGAGGCGCTGGGCGGACGGCGGCAGGATCGCCACGCATCGCGACGAGGCGGGGCGGCGGTTGATCCATGGGCGCGATCTCGCCGCGTTCGCAGTCGAGTCGGGGCAGGGCGCCAACGGCGGTGACGACGAGGTCTCGTACACCTCGGCGCGCAACGCGTTCCCCGGCATCGTCACCGCGGTGAAGGTCGGCGACGTCGCGGCCCAGGTCGAGATCCAGGCCGGACCGCACCGCCTGGTGTCCCTGCTGACCCGCGAGGCCGTGGAGGAGCTGGGGCTGGAGGTCGGGATGGAGGCGACGGCGCGAGTGAAGTCCACGAACGTGCACATCGACCGTCACTGA
- the modA gene encoding molybdate ABC transporter substrate-binding protein, whose translation MIADSIPRRAAGVAAAVALVLPLAACGGGSGDTGQGGKGEPGGELTVLAASSLTDVFKKAGAVYERQHPGTRLKFSFAGSQELAAQIGQGAPADAVVTADARTMDKIEADTGTPDVIARNRLVIATRAENATGDDSAGDDSAGKDSGEEDTETGSGADAAKKPNSLEDLADPRLKVVLAAPEVPVGRYSRQILRKQKVHVDPVSEEPNVRAVLSKVELGEADAGIVYRTDAATAPGKIDAVPIPDTQNAVASYPAATLKSSERPDAAAEFVKWLSTPRAQKILRDAGFLKP comes from the coding sequence ATGATCGCCGACTCGATCCCGCGTCGCGCCGCCGGCGTGGCCGCGGCCGTGGCTCTCGTACTGCCGCTCGCGGCGTGCGGCGGCGGCAGCGGAGACACCGGACAGGGCGGGAAGGGCGAGCCGGGAGGCGAGCTGACGGTGCTCGCCGCGTCGTCGCTCACCGACGTCTTCAAGAAGGCCGGCGCGGTCTATGAGAGGCAACACCCGGGCACCAGGCTGAAGTTCTCATTCGCAGGTTCACAGGAACTCGCAGCGCAGATCGGCCAGGGCGCCCCCGCGGACGCGGTGGTGACCGCCGACGCCAGGACCATGGACAAGATCGAGGCGGATACGGGGACCCCGGACGTCATCGCCAGGAACCGCCTCGTCATCGCTACGAGGGCTGAGAACGCCACCGGTGACGACTCCGCCGGTGACGACTCCGCCGGGAAGGACTCCGGCGAGGAGGACACCGAGACCGGCTCCGGAGCGGACGCCGCGAAGAAGCCGAACAGCCTTGAGGATCTGGCCGATCCGAGGCTGAAGGTCGTCCTCGCCGCCCCCGAGGTGCCGGTCGGCCGCTACAGCCGTCAGATCCTGCGCAAGCAGAAGGTGCACGTCGACCCCGTGTCGGAGGAACCCAACGTCCGCGCCGTGCTGAGCAAGGTCGAACTCGGCGAGGCCGATGCGGGAATCGTCTACCGCACGGACGCCGCGACCGCGCCCGGCAAGATCGACGCAGTGCCGATCCCCGATACGCAGAACGCCGTCGCCTCCTACCCGGCGGCCACCCTGAAGTCGTCCGAAAGGCCGGATGCCGCCGCGGAGTTCGTGAAGTGGCTGAGCACGCCACGCGCGCAGAAGATCCTCCGTGACGCCGGCTTTCTGAAGCCGTAG